One part of the Chryseobacterium sp. 7 genome encodes these proteins:
- a CDS encoding DUF3871 family protein has translation MDIINKIRPATLEEAFELRPAQNIKEISLYESRMNNDTAHHSNHHYFVPGTVPTATEPREQIESGQENIENQETSQESDSSLQRNEVYQEHKQSEAKQYEDKPFIEANTQAVNLYHLKNDCIIPVFSKDNEKTIAHQEFIDVVMNAAQKVFPMQNITEPEIRVSHQIKGRTPDAIHLSVKDLLDHQKTIYYERMAFIIRIPGITDVVNGNELSLTIGGVRSYNLENLYNKKTLERMKFFIGFQNQVCCNLCVSTDGFKEDMRVSGTQELYSKTLEVMRNYNAELHLKQMKELTHDSLSEHQFAQLIGRSRLYQHLPKLEKQNIPLLNFNDSHINTMAKDYYEDKNFCRQEDGNINLWSVYNLFTQANKSSYIDTFLDRNLNALEFTKEIQKTLNGNSDYCWFLS, from the coding sequence ATGGACATCATTAATAAAATCAGACCTGCAACCTTAGAAGAAGCTTTTGAACTCAGACCTGCACAAAATATTAAAGAGATTTCTCTGTATGAAAGCAGGATGAACAATGATACAGCTCATCATTCAAATCATCATTATTTTGTTCCTGGTACTGTTCCAACTGCAACAGAACCAAGAGAACAGATAGAATCAGGGCAGGAGAATATTGAAAATCAGGAAACATCTCAGGAGAGCGATAGCTCTCTTCAAAGAAATGAAGTTTACCAGGAACATAAACAATCAGAAGCGAAACAGTATGAAGACAAGCCTTTTATTGAAGCTAATACACAAGCGGTCAATCTCTATCATTTAAAGAATGACTGTATTATTCCAGTATTCAGCAAAGATAACGAAAAAACAATTGCTCATCAGGAATTCATTGATGTGGTGATGAATGCAGCACAAAAGGTATTTCCTATGCAGAATATTACAGAACCTGAAATAAGGGTGTCACACCAGATTAAAGGTAGGACACCAGATGCTATACACCTAAGTGTAAAAGACCTATTGGATCATCAGAAAACCATTTATTATGAAAGAATGGCATTTATTATCAGGATTCCTGGTATCACAGATGTAGTGAATGGAAATGAACTATCACTTACAATAGGTGGTGTCAGAAGCTATAATTTGGAGAACCTTTACAATAAGAAAACATTGGAACGAATGAAGTTTTTCATTGGTTTTCAGAATCAGGTATGCTGTAACTTATGTGTATCAACAGATGGGTTCAAGGAAGATATGAGGGTGTCCGGTACTCAGGAGTTATATTCCAAAACATTGGAAGTTATGCGAAATTATAATGCAGAGCTTCATTTAAAGCAGATGAAAGAACTTACCCATGATTCTCTCTCTGAACATCAGTTCGCGCAGCTTATAGGAAGAAGCAGGTTGTATCAACACTTACCAAAACTTGAGAAACAGAATATCCCTTTGCTTAATTTCAATGACAGCCATATCAATACGATGGCAAAGGATTATTATGAGGATAAGAACTTTTGCAGGCAGGAAGATGGAAATATCAATTTGTGGTCAGTGTATAACCTCTTCACGCAAGCCAATAAGTCATCATATATAGATACTTTCCTGGATAGGAATCTGAATGCCCTTGAATTTACAAAAGAGATTCAGAAAACGCTCAATGGTAATTCTGATTACTGTTGGTTTTTGAGCTAG
- a CDS encoding cell wall anchor protein yields the protein MKTKLFSLALLVSSFTFAQSWNTTGNSGTNPSNNFIGTTDNQPLVFKANNNPSLRILPNGSLRVGLNDTDTNPLSTLRVYNNENTLLEIANSQGRFQIGKSSCNGCYGGGVGDTVLRNLDVSHNIIIAQPNDGNDGSTYFGIQDAYNGTWVKFFNNAIARFDGKIKAKEVEVKANVWADYVFKKEYQLRSLEDVEKHINEKGHLPNIPTTQEVLENGINVAEMNSKLLEKIEELTLYSINQNKQIKQQAEQLKQLQSENKVLKTQSKKIEKLEQQIQQLLSTQK from the coding sequence ATGAAAACAAAATTATTTTCGCTGGCACTGTTAGTGTCATCATTTACATTTGCACAAAGCTGGAATACTACTGGGAATTCAGGGACTAATCCATCCAATAATTTCATTGGGACTACGGACAACCAACCGTTAGTTTTTAAAGCTAATAATAACCCATCACTTCGTATACTACCTAATGGATCTTTAAGAGTTGGACTCAATGATACGGATACCAATCCCCTTTCTACACTAAGAGTCTATAATAATGAAAATACTCTTCTTGAAATTGCTAATTCACAAGGAAGATTTCAAATTGGAAAATCTTCATGTAATGGCTGTTATGGTGGTGGTGTAGGAGATACTGTCTTAAGAAATCTTGACGTTTCTCATAATATCATTATCGCTCAACCTAATGATGGTAATGACGGTTCCACCTATTTTGGTATTCAGGATGCTTATAACGGAACCTGGGTCAAGTTCTTCAATAATGCCATTGCCAGATTTGATGGTAAAATTAAGGCTAAAGAAGTTGAAGTAAAAGCCAATGTATGGGCTGATTATGTGTTTAAAAAAGAATACCAGCTTAGATCTTTAGAGGATGTTGAAAAACATATTAATGAAAAAGGGCATTTGCCTAACATTCCCACTACTCAGGAAGTACTTGAAAACGGAATTAACGTTGCAGAGATGAATTCCAAACTCCTTGAGAAGATTGAAGAGTTAACACTCTATTCAATTAACCAGAATAAACAAATAAAACAACAGGCAGAACAGCTTAAGCAACTTCAGTCCGAAAATAAGGTTTTGAAAACTCAATCCAAAAAAATTGAGAAATTGGAACAGCAAATTCAGCAACTATTATCAACACAAAAATAA
- a CDS encoding AAA family ATPase — translation MQLKQSQRQQVKLRLGLSGASGFGKTKSALLLAFGMTQDWSKIAVIDTENSSASLYSDLGNYNVLDLQAPYSPERYIQAIELCEKSGIEVIIIDSVSHEWNGTGGCLDIHEKLGGRFQDWSLVSPRHQAFINKILQSSCHIITTTRRKIDYSLDIGSNGKTQVVKHGTKEITRDGFEYELTINFELINENHLAKASKDRTGLFMNQPEFIITSDTGRMILDWCNSGIAETASFATSSESSVTSPNSTDYFGPGEERFPISNNNISKDSILNRINASNTIAELLAIYKQYPEYQDELRPDYESRKSFLMNLSNPKNFSTNGHH, via the coding sequence ATGCAATTAAAACAATCACAACGACAACAAGTAAAGCTCAGATTAGGATTATCAGGAGCTTCGGGATTCGGTAAAACGAAGTCAGCCTTATTATTAGCCTTTGGAATGACCCAAGACTGGAGCAAAATAGCAGTAATAGATACAGAAAATTCCTCTGCATCTTTGTACTCAGACTTAGGAAATTACAATGTGTTGGATTTACAGGCTCCATACTCACCTGAAAGATATATTCAGGCTATTGAATTGTGTGAGAAGTCAGGAATTGAAGTAATAATCATTGATTCGGTATCTCATGAATGGAATGGTACTGGTGGGTGTCTTGATATTCATGAGAAGCTTGGAGGGAGATTTCAAGATTGGAGTTTAGTCTCACCACGTCACCAAGCCTTTATCAATAAGATATTACAGTCAAGCTGTCATATTATTACGACTACCAGAAGAAAGATCGATTATTCTTTAGATATTGGAAGTAATGGAAAAACCCAAGTAGTGAAGCATGGAACTAAGGAAATCACACGCGATGGCTTCGAGTACGAGCTGACAATTAATTTTGAGTTAATCAATGAAAATCATCTAGCTAAGGCTTCAAAAGATCGTACAGGGCTATTCATGAATCAACCTGAATTTATAATCACGTCTGACACAGGCAGAATGATTTTAGACTGGTGTAATTCAGGTATTGCAGAAACTGCAAGTTTTGCAACTTCTTCTGAATCCTCTGTCACTTCTCCGAACTCAACAGATTATTTTGGTCCTGGTGAAGAGCGTTTCCCTATCAGTAACAATAATATAAGTAAAGATAGTATTCTAAATAGAATCAATGCCAGCAATACGATTGCCGAACTTTTGGCTATTTACAAACAGTATCCTGAATATCAGGACGAATTAAGACCTGACTATGAATCCAGAAAATCGTTCTTAATGAATTTGTCTAATCCTAAAAACTTTTCAACCAATGGACATCATTAA